The following coding sequences lie in one Alosa alosa isolate M-15738 ecotype Scorff River chromosome 21, AALO_Geno_1.1, whole genome shotgun sequence genomic window:
- the LOC125286047 gene encoding ras association domain-containing protein 10-like produces MEAEEGHISVWVCREEKLISGLSKRTTCADVVRVLLEEQSVQPCSAVSVLAGSPESYCIVEKWRGFERILPNKTKILRLWGAWGDEQENVRFVLVKQDASLPNNGPRSAEARVVASKESPCVYQGTAWVTVAQSQEKQRRIVRKAFRKLEKMNKKRTQALSKDKPAVEKMETLVHLIVSQDHTIRQQIRRIHELDLEIDQCEAKVHFDRVKTLGTNYVQDTYLFEKSLGTHASAKEQLSPEVCTQLEEYSRRCEEVLKLQEELSQHETLLDSITAEITDELNQRWMERRKEQVSCADPEAGTEDPPGVSQLALGTEEGTAESSLLLEELRIKTQLDTSLYIGLRLNTDLETIRGDFDLTRELWAAKERELKDLMDRVGALDLCAGDELSVEVKVRDPSVHVPDTTCSVKTQNAWVEQARGLSKTCNIIDDDSDTGLSSLHSQDSDNPPVCESLV; encoded by the coding sequence ATGGAGGCGGAGGAGGGTCACATTTCAGTGTGGGTTTGCCGGGAGGAAAAACTTATCTCTGGCTTGTCCAAGCGGACCACCTGCGCAGACGTGGTACGCGTTCTCCTGGAGGAGCAGAGCGTGCAGCCGTGTTCGGCCGTTTCCGTGCTGGCGGGCTCTCCCGAGTCCTACTGCATCGTGGAGAAGTGGCGGGGCTTTGAGCGCATCCTTCCGAACAAGACCAAGATTCTGCGCCTCTGGGGCGCGTGGGGCGACGAACAGGAGAACGTGAGGTTCGTGCTAGTGAAGCAGGATGCGTCTCTGCCCAACAATGGCCCGCGCAGCGCTGAGGCGCGTGTGGTGGCCAGCAAGGAGAGCCCGTGCGTGTACCAGGGCACCGCGTGGGTTACCGTGGCTCAGTCGCAGGAGAAGCAGCGACGGATCGTGCGCAAAGCATTCCGCAAGCTGGAGAAAATGAACAAGAAACGCACGCAGGCGTTAAGCAAAGACAAGCCCGCCGTTGAAAAGATGGAGACGCTCGTGCACCTGATCGTCTCGCAGGACCACACCATCCGCCAGCAGATCCGACGCATTCACGAGCTGGACTTGGAGATCGACCAGTGCGAGGCCAAAGTTCACTTCGACCGGGTCAAAACGCTCGGCACCAACTACGTACAGGACACCTATCTGTTCGAGAAGAGCCTGGGGACGCACGCGAGCGCCAAGGAGCAGCTGTCCCCGGAGGTGTGCACGCAGTTGGAGGAATATTCACGGAGGTGCGAGGAGGTGCTGAAACTACAAGAGGAGCTGTCTCAGCACGAGACGCTCCTGGACAGCATCACGGCGGAGATCACGGACGAGCTGAATCAACGCTGGATGGAGCGCAGGAAGGAGCAGGTCTCGTGCGCGGACCCAGAGGCAGGGACAGAGGACCCACCGGGAGTGTCTCAGCTCGCGCTGGGCACGGAGGAGGGCACGGCAGAGAGCTCGCTGCTTTTGGAGGAGTTGAGGATCAAAACGCAGCTGGACACGAGCTTATACATCGGGCTCCGGCTGAATACGGATTTAGAGACGATTAGGGGCGATTTTGACCTCACCCGAGAGCTGTGGGCGGCAAAGGAGAGGGAGTTGAAAGATTTAATGGACAGAGTCGGCGCGCTGGACTTATGCGCCGGGGACGAACTATCCGTGGAGGTGAAAGTGCGCGACCCCTCGGTACATGTGCCAGACACGACGTGTTCCGTTAAGACACAGAACGCATGGGTCGAACAGGCGAGAGGACTCTCAAAAACGTGTAACATAATTGACGACGATTCGGACACAGGTCTGAGCTCATTACACAGCCAGGATTCTGACAACCCGCCTGTGTGTGAGTCGCTCGTATAG